One part of the Mya arenaria isolate MELC-2E11 chromosome 3, ASM2691426v1 genome encodes these proteins:
- the LOC128228790 gene encoding U6 snRNA-associated Sm-like protein LSm6 yields MSRKQTPSEFLKKIIGRPVVVKLNSGVDYRGVLACLDGYMNIALEQTEEYVNGQLKNKYGDAFIRGNNVLYISTTKRRG; encoded by the exons ATGAGTCGTAAACAAACTCCAAGTGAATTTCTGAAGAAAATTATAGGAAGGCCAGTGGTGGTGAAGCTTAATTCTGGTGTGGATTACAGAG GAGTGCTGGCATGTCTTGATGGGTACATGAATATTGCCCTTGAGCAGACAGAAGAGTATGTGAATGGACAGCTGAAAAACAAATATGGAGATGCCTTCATCCGTGGAAACAACG TGCTGTacatttcaacaacaaaaagaCGTGGATGA
- the LOC128229185 gene encoding uncharacterized protein LOC128229185, with amino-acid sequence MTAAGNEEPHVDMDVVVAKVLAIVIITSLTVLAGLLPCRLMRHCRRPMLKRRRMFNDMVSGGKCFSGGVYLGVCFLHLIPETRHKVDAVLEHVGSRSHYPVAELLTMAGFFGVIFGEHVIRCLYYKFQEDSCLPRFDHDSYSFDQDYIPTTEDPAFEGCDLIECRSLHSLSQTSYSKDDIQNQMNSPQTLQDESIITPVPRIHINGLTPINQTITSFNEANLNNVNRSNSLPSEHGAPIPPPIHSAPSSVERHEWYDLEPVPPLPMQDLEVRTVVTELSRQDEQGRGHIRSAFLLAALSFHGVFEGMALGLQAAVSDAWLMCVAVLVHRAILAFGMSLQYAREQEKPSTIVFSISAFSIICVVGIIIGIAISAGAQLYNDVDVPNAILQSLATGTIFCIVFLNILFKELDGNKDVKKISCTFVGFAFMAVLLAVAKS; translated from the coding sequence ATGACGGCTGCCGGAAATGAAGAGCCACACGTGGACATGGACGTTGTCGTTGCCAAGGTGCTCGCTATTGTCATCATCACCAGCCTCACCGTTCTCGCCGGATTGCTCCCTTGTCGCCTCATGAGGCATTGCCGCCGACCCATGCTCAAGCGCAGACGCATGTTTAACGACATGGTGTCCGGGGGGAAGTGCTTCTCTGGCGGTGTGTATCTTGGTGTTTGCTTTCTCCACCTGATTCCCGAAACGCGACATAAAGTAGACGCGGTCCTGGAGCATGTAGGGTCAAGGTCTCACTACCCGGTGGCCGAGTTACTCACAATGGCCGGATTCTTTGGTGTCATATTTGGGGAACATGTGATAAGGTGTTTGTATTACAAGTTTCAAGAGGATTCGTGTCTTCCAAGGTTTGACCACGACAGTTATAGCTTTGATCAAGATTACATACCGACGACTGAGGACCCGGCCTTTGAAGGGTGTGATTTAATTGAGTGTAGAAGTCTTCATTCTTTATCACAAACAAGTTACAGTAAGGATGACatacaaaatcaaatgaattcTCCACAAACACTTCAAGACGAAAGCATTATAACGCCAGTGCCTAGAATTCATATCAATGGTTTAACTCCCATTAACCAAACTATAACATCATTTAACGAAGCAAATCTCAACAATGTAAATCGCTCTAACTCATTACCTAGCGAACACGGTGCCCCGATCCCTCCTCCAATCCATTCCGCCCCGTCATCTGTGGAGAGGCACGAGTGGTACGACCTGGAGCCGGTGCCTCCGTTGCCCATGCAAGACCTCGAGGTGCGGACGGTGGTGACGGAATTGAGCCGCCAGGATGAGCAAGGCCGCGGCCACATCCGGTCTGCCTTCCTACTGGCAGCTCTCTCCTTCCACGGCGTGTTCGAAGGCATGGCATTGGGGTTGCAGGCGGCCGTCAGTGATGCCTGGCTGATGTGTGTAGCAGTCCTTGTCCACCGCGCCATCCTCGCATTCGGTATGAGCCTACAGTATGCGCGGGAACAGGAAAAACCCTCCACTATCGTCTTCTCAATTAGCGCGTTCTCAATTATTTGTGTTGTTGGTATAATTATCGGGATTGCAATCTCAGCCGGGGCTCAGTTATATAATGATGTTGACGTCCCTAATGCAATATTGCAAAGTCTGGCCACTGGTACTATCTTCTGTATCGTTTTTCTAAACATTCTGTTTAAAGAGCTTGACGGAAATAAAGACGTTAAGAAGATTTCATGCACCTTTGTAGGATTTGCTTTTATGGCCGTGCTTCTTGCTGTGGCGAAATCATAA